The following are encoded in a window of Flavobacterium psychrotrophum genomic DNA:
- the dnaN gene encoding DNA polymerase III subunit beta: MKFIVSSTYLLKQLQVLSGVINSSNTLPILDNFLFELNNTELKVSASDLETTMSAVLEIDSESVGSVAVPAKLLLETLKTFPEQPLAFTVEDNSTVEISSNSGKYALAYAAGDEFPKAVALEDPSSTLVPAEVLATAISKTIFAAGNDDLRPVMSGVFFQFSPQGLTFVATDAHKLVKYARTDVHASQVADFIMPKKPLNILKGILATSNSEVTIEYNDANATFSFDNYVLTCRLIDGKYPNYEAVIPKENPNKLMISRSQFFGSVRRVAIFSNKTTHQIRLKIAGTELNISAEDIDYSNKAEERLTCDYQGDDMQIGFNSRFLTEMLTNLQSDEIMLEMSLPNRAGILTPVDGLDEGETVTMLVMPVMLNS; the protein is encoded by the coding sequence ATGAAATTTATAGTATCGAGTACATATTTGCTAAAACAGCTACAGGTGCTTAGCGGCGTTATAAACAGCAGCAACACCCTGCCTATTTTAGACAACTTTTTATTTGAACTGAACAATACAGAGCTTAAGGTATCTGCCTCAGATCTTGAAACTACAATGTCTGCCGTACTGGAAATAGATTCAGAAAGTGTGGGCAGTGTAGCGGTACCTGCAAAGCTACTTCTTGAAACGCTAAAAACATTTCCTGAGCAACCTCTTGCTTTTACTGTAGAAGATAACAGTACAGTAGAAATAAGCTCCAACTCGGGTAAATATGCGCTGGCTTATGCAGCCGGCGATGAATTTCCTAAAGCTGTAGCACTGGAAGATCCATCGTCTACCCTTGTACCTGCAGAGGTGCTGGCTACCGCAATAAGCAAAACTATTTTTGCAGCCGGTAATGACGATCTTCGTCCGGTAATGTCGGGTGTGTTTTTCCAGTTTTCTCCTCAGGGGTTAACGTTTGTTGCTACAGATGCGCACAAGCTTGTTAAATATGCACGTACAGACGTTCATGCCTCTCAGGTGGCTGATTTTATCATGCCTAAGAAGCCTCTTAACATATTAAAAGGTATCCTTGCCACATCAAATTCAGAAGTTACTATTGAGTATAATGATGCCAATGCAACTTTTTCTTTTGATAACTATGTGTTAACCTGTCGCCTTATAGATGGTAAATACCCTAACTACGAAGCGGTAATTCCAAAAGAAAACCCTAATAAATTGATGATAAGCCGCAGCCAGTTTTTTGGTTCGGTACGTCGTGTGGCTATTTTCTCTAACAAAACCACACACCAGATACGCCTTAAGATAGCAGGTACAGAATTAAACATTTCTGCTGAAGATATTGATTATTCTAATAAGGCAGAAGAAAGGCTAACATGCGACTATCAGGGCGATGATATGCAGATAGGTTTTAACTCGCGTTTTCTTACAGAAATGCTTACAAACCTGCAAAGTGATGAGATAATGCTCGAAATGTCGCTGCCTAACCGTGCAGGTATCCTTACACCTGTTGACGGACTTGACGAAGGTGAAACTGTTACAATGCTGGTAATGCCAGTAATGCTAAACAGCTAG